Proteins from a genomic interval of Panthera tigris isolate Pti1 chromosome A2, P.tigris_Pti1_mat1.1, whole genome shotgun sequence:
- the AMIGO3 gene encoding amphoterin-induced protein 3, which produces MAWLALLGALLCMPRVGVGSLGSEGFLPSAPHNCPYRCVCAADLLSCAGLGLQDVPAALPAAAADLDLSHNALQRLRPGWLAPLSRLRALRLGHNELVVLGHGVFTNASGLRLLDLSSNALRALGRHDLEGLGALERLLLFNNRLAHLDEHAFHGLGALSRLYLGCNELSSFSFDHLHGLGTTHLRTLDLSSNRLGRIPVPDLAALPAFLKNGLYLHNNPLPCDCRLYHLLQRWHQRGLSAVSDFAREYMCLAFKVPTSRVRFFEHSRVFENCSAALAQGLEQPEVQLHVQMGRSLRLHCNTSAPAVRIAWVSPQHELLVAPGSRDGSIAVLADGSLAISNVQPQHEGVFVCLAAGPRLHHNQTHEYNVSVHFPHPEPEAFNTGFTTLLGCAVGLVLVLLYLFAPPCPGCRRCYRRTCHCRRWPRAPSPLQELSAQSSVLSTPPDVPSRKASVHKHVVFLEPGRRGLNGRVQLAVAEDFDLYNPVGLRLKAGSESASSTGSEGLVMT; this is translated from the coding sequence ATGGCCTGGCTGGCGCTGCTAGGCGCACTGCTGTGCATGCCGCGTGTTGGGGTGGGCAGTCTGGGCTCAGAGGGCTTTTTGCCCTCCGCACCCCATAACTGCCCCTACAGATGTGTGTGCGCCGCTGACCTGCTGAGCTGCGCGGGCCTGGGGTTGCAGGACGTGCCGGCTGCGTTGCCTGCCGCTGCTGCGGACCTCGACCTGAGCCACAACGCGCTCCAGCGCCTCCGCCCCGGCTGGCTGGCGCCACTCTCCCGGCTGCGCGCCCTGCGCCTAGGCCACAACGAACTGGTCGTGCTAGGTCACGGAGTCTTCACCAACGCCAGCGGCCTGCGGCTACTCGATTTATCATCTAACGCGCTGCGGGCGCTTGGCCGCCACGACCTCGAAGGGTTGGGGGCGCTCGAGAGGCTGCTTCTGTTCAATAACCGCTTAGCGCACTTGGATGAGCACGCCTTCCATGGCCTGGGCGCACTCAGCCGTCTCTACCTGGGCTGCAACGaactctcctccttctcttttgacCACCTGCACGGTCTGGGCACGACCCACCTACGTACTCTGGATCTCTCCTCCAACCGCCTGGGACGCATCCCAGTACCTGACCTGGCTGCACTGCCAGCCTTTCTTAAGAACGGCCTTTACCTGCACAACAATCCATTACCCTGTGACTGCCGTCTCTACCACCTGCTGCAGCGCTGGCATCAGCGGGGCCTAAGCGCTGTGAGTGACTTTGCCCGAGAGTACATGTGCCTGGCCTTCAAGGTACCCACATCCCGTGTGCGCTTCTTTGAGCACAGCCGTGTCTTTGAGAATTGCTCAGCTGCCCTGGCTCAGGGCCTAGAGCAGCCCGAAGTGCAGCTGCACGTGCAGATGGGTCGGTCCCTGAGGCTGCACTGCAACACCAGTGCCCCAGCTGTGCGCATCGCCTGGGTGTCACCACAGCACGAGCTGCTGGTGGCACCAGGATCCCGAGACGGCAGCATCGCAGTGCTGGCTGATGGCAGCTTGGCCATCAGCAATGTGCAGCCGCAGCACGAGGGGGTCTTTGTGTGCCTGGCAGCCGGGCCCCGCCTGCATCACAACCAGACGCACGAGTACAACGTGAGCGTGCATTTCCCACACCCTGAGCCCGAGGCTTTCAACACAGGCTTCACCACCCTGCTGGGCTGCGCTGTGGGCCTGGTGCTTGTGCTGCTCTACCTTTTTGCGCCACCCTGCCCAGGCTGCCGCCGCTGCTACCGTCGCACCTGCCACTGCCGCCGCTGGCCCCGGGCACCCAGCCCCCTCCAGGAGCTGAGCGCACAGTCCTCAGTGCTCAGCACACCACCGGATGTACCCAGCCGCAAGGCCAGTGTCCACAAGCATGTGGTCTTTCTGGAGCCGGGCAGGAGGGGCCTCAATGGGCGTGTGCAGCTGGCAGTAGCCGAGGACTTTGATCTCTACAATCCTGTGGGCCTGCGGCTCAAGGCTGGCTCTGAGTCTGCTAGCTCCACGGGCTCTGAGGGCCTGGTGATGACCTAG